A genomic stretch from Mus pahari chromosome 6, PAHARI_EIJ_v1.1, whole genome shotgun sequence includes:
- the Faap20 gene encoding Fanconi anemia core complex-associated protein 20 translates to MEEERRLRGRLSRRRPPAGGGPPNCRPWFLSEGSKSEPWAALLCSTLSGTADWTPNSQPLSPLPAFHSQESLPDPESTVPPEVFTVGSKTFSWTPFPPALRGSGSSYHLFRGPEGSLESPSPSLKGCPALDSGRTPSTQECVPVQGPPVLLSCPLCQKAFDPKLTQLAVDSHLAQCLAESTEDVVW, encoded by the exons atggaggaggagcgGAGACTGCGGGGGAGGCTGAGCCGCCGCAGGCCGCCCGCGGGAGGCGG GCCCCCTAACTGCCGCCCCTGGTTTCTCTCGGAGGGAAGTAAGAGTGAGCCGTGGGCTGCTCTGCTGTGCAGCACTTTGAGCGGGACCGCGGATTGGACCCCGAACAGTCAGCCCTTATCACCGCTGCCCGCTTTTCACAGCCAG GAGTCTCTACCTGACCCAGAGTCCACTGTGCCTCCTGAGGTCTTTACTGTGGGATCCAAGACTTTCTCCTGGACGCCTTTTCCACCTGCCCTTCGTGGCTCTGGAAGCTCCTACCACCTGTTCCGTGGACCTGAAGGCTCCCTGGAATCACCTTCTCCATCCCTGAAAGGATGCCCTGCACTAGATTCTGGTCgaactcccagcacccaggagtgtgtgcctgtgcaggGTCCACCTGTGTTGCTGAGCTGCCCGTTGTGCCAGAAGGCATTTGACCCGAA GCTGACCCAGCTAGCTGTGGATAGCCACCTTGCTCAGTGCTTGGCTGAAAGCACAGAAGATGTGGTGTGGTGA